The following nucleotide sequence is from Neokomagataea tanensis.
TTTGGTATGGCGTCTTATCAACAACGTCTCAACGATATGTACACCAGCATTCTATCGGACAGTGGAAAGATTTAAAAATTAATGCGCCTTTCTTCTCTTTCTTATAAGCGCCGTGCCTTTAATTTCGGGCGTGGGGTGGTTGGCTGTTTTTCTACTGTTGGATTGTTTGCTCTTGCAGCATGCAACACGCTTCCAGATAGTGGTCCAACAGAGCGTGCGGTTTTAGAAACCGCGAATAACAAGCAGTTGAACCCGCTGGGTTTTCATATTTTGCCCGTTACCCCGCAGTTGGCGAGCGTACTTTCGGCGGAAATTCCGCCTTTGATTTCTAGTATTGATACTGCAGCAGTAGCGCCTTCTACTAATGACCGTATTGGCGCTGGCGATGTACTGGCCATTACGGTTTTCGAGCTTGGTAGTGGATTGTTCGCGCCGTCCAGCGGGGCTTCTGGAGCGGCGAGCGCCAATGGTTTGTCTGCTGGGCCGGCTGCTAACGTGACAAATCAAAATCTTCCCCCTACTCAGGTTGAAGCAGACGGCACAATCTTCGTCCCATATGTTGGGCGCTTACGGGCAGCGGGTCTGACCCCCCAAGCTTTGGCTAATAACATCTCCAATAGTCTTGCGGGGAAATCTCAAAACCCTCAAGTGATGGTAAGAATTTCGAGCGATATTGCTAACACCGTTATCGTTTCTGGAGAGGTTCACAGACCGGGTAGAGTGGTTTTAAGTACAGCTCAAGAACATTTATCTGATGTTATCGCTATTGCTGGTGGCGCAGTTTATTCGCCCGAAGATAGTCATATCGAGTTAGTGCGCGGCGATAAATTAGGTGCGACTGATTTGGGAACATTGCAGTCATTTCCTCAAGAAGATATTCATGCTCACCCTGGTGATAGAATTCACGTTATCTACCAACCGAGGAGCTACACTGTGTTTGGGGCTGCTGGAATTCAAGCAACAGAAACACCTTTTAAATCCCCTCACGTTTCATTGGCTGAGGCTTTAGCGCGCGTTGGTGGTCCGAATGATAATCGTGCTGATCCTAACGCAGCTTTCTTGTTTCGTTTCGAAGATCCTGTAGCCGCTAAAGCGTTAGGGTTAGATACGCCCCCGACCCCCAAGGGGATACCGGTGGTTTATCAACTCGATATGATGAACCCTAGTAGCTATTTTCTGGCACAAAATATTCCAATGAAAACAAAAGATGTTTTGGTTATAGCTAATGCACGTACCAATAAATTTTATAAAATAGACCAACTCATTAGTACTCTTGTTGGTCCTATGATAACTGCCACATACCTCGCAAGGTAAATAATACGAAATAAAAGGCTTATCCCGAATAGATTAATATTATCTAGAAGGGATAAGCGCCTTATTTATACAATATGTATGTATTTTTTAACTCTAAGTGTTAATGAAATTCCTGTTAGTATTAATACAAAGTTGATCCATGCTGAATAAATAATATCGTAGTGAGCGTGTGCAGAATTTCCAAATTGTCCGGCTCTTATCATTTCAATGCTGTCGACACTGGGTGAGAGAAGTAAAATCCACCGATAGTGTTGAGGTATCCAATCGACCATTATAAAGGCGCCTGATAATGGGATTGAAAGGTACGATATAACAGCAATAGATTTTTCAAATATTTCACTTCTTTGGGTTAGAGGGGCAACAATTAGAGCTGTTGCCAGTGAAAAAAGCATTTGGAATAATATTCCCAAATAAAGAATTCCATAATATTGGGGTGGCTCCATAAATCCGAGCGCTATAGCTACTATAGCCACAAGAAATCCGGCGCCAATAGTCCCCATAATTTCTAATATTACCCGGGCTAGGATAATATCAAGCGGTGTAACTTGCTTATGGAATAAGAGGCTCCCGTTGGCTTCGAATGCCATGACAGAACGCCCAAGGCAATGCCGCCACATAGTGAGAGGGACGTAGCCAGTGATAACAATTGCAGTTGTTGGTAACCCGTGATCATGCGCGGGGCGTATGGCGCTCCAAACAATTGCGACACCAGCGCAAAATAAAATTGGTTCACCAATAATCCAGAGAAACCCTAACCCGTGACGCCCGAAACGGGTATGCAGTTCACGCAACATCAGGGCACCGATTACTCGGAATTGTAGGGCGAATAAAGAAAATAAAGACTGTGGTTTCATTTTAAGGTGGATACTTCTCTAAAATTTACAGCAGCATCTTGGTTGCGCACTTAGCCGAGAGAGGATCTGATACGACAATGCAGTTATCTTACCAAGCTAGAACTCTACAGGGGATTAGCCCACCCTGCAGTTTTCACAATCGGTATGCAGATATAATTGTCCGGAAGGGCATTTTAATGAATACGGGTCGTAATAGATACGGGTAATGGCGGAAGAATGACAAGTCGTGTTTTGCCAAAGAAACGCATCATGGCTTCCACATCCCAGCTTGCCTTCCCGGTGGTGTATTGGCCTGGCTCCCATGGCCAGTAATAGAAAATTGCAGAATTTGTTCCTTGCCGCATGGTCATCTCAGATCCTGTGCTCATGCCTGATTGCCATGTTGTGTTACGCGCTTCTGCTTCTGCCGTGCGTGACTGAAAAAAAAGTACGAGGTTGGGCAGGCGCCATAATGCTGTGTCGAGCGTGAACAGCAGTAAGCCCAAACATGCGAGGCCACGAAGGCATGCAGTCGAAAAATGAAATCTAGGTATGCAACGAGCGGCATATCCTCCAACCAACAGCGCCAGAAGAAGCGAGATTTCGAGGCGAAGGGTTTCGTGGCGTTGGCAGCAGAGAAAACCAAATTCGTAATATGCGCTGGCTATAGTGAGTGCTTGGCAGGCTAAAAGACTAATGCTCAGGGTTGTGAGTGCTCCTATGGATGGACGCAGAGCTGTCGCCCTTAAGGCTGCGAAGCTGGACAAAGCCAAGATGATCTTAAGAACTATCCCGTGGAATATATCACCGCCGTCTGTGCCGCCTGCGCTTGTGTCTATAGGTTGCAGAACTGCGAGGTTATGGAAGAAGGGTACGATGCTCGCCTTGATGCTGGCGAGTGTCATGCCTTGAGTCGGTGAGCTATGCGGGTGCGGCAAACTAATCCTGCCTGCGAGGAGGCGCCAAGCAACAAAACCGCAGCATAACGCAGGGATCCATAAGCCCGGAGGAAGTATATTTCGCGCTCTTACGGCTGCCAACATCTGTACACACAGATAACTTGTGGTGAAAAAGAAGCCAGCTTCACTTGCTGTGGCAGCTACGCTAAGGCAAAGCACGGTTAGCCAAGAGCTCTTACTATTAGTTAACGTTCTCAAGGTAAGGCAGAGTAAGGCCGCAAAAACAGGAAGATGCGCTGCGGCTGCCATAGGCCAGAACATTAAGTCAGCCACAGGGTGGCCGAGAAAAACAATGATCCCGCCTAACGCAAAAAAGAAAAGGCGTGCATTGAGCGGAATATTGCGCGTGAGTAGGGTCGGTAAAAAGGCCAAGGCACCGCACGCAGCCCAGATTACACCAAGTGCGGGGCCAATAAGGGGCACATTGAAATGTGTTATTGCAGCGCCATAAAGGGCAATGACGCTTTCTGAAAGCGGCCGAGGGCTCCAAAAAAGCAGCCGATGCCAGAAAAAATTTCGGCCGTTATGTGCGAAGTTATAAAAATAGTCATACTCATCGCCTTGCCACATGGCATAGGGCAAAATGCAGGCATGTAGAATAATGACCGCACCGGCCAAGATGAGGCAAAGGCCTAAAGCAAGGCGGGCAACAAACATGGATGGTGCGGGCTTTCTAACGTTTAAGCTAAAAATCTTTTTAGAACGTTAGGATATAGAAGGTGTTCTTGCTCAAGTACACGGGCAGCAAGGCTATCGGCTGTGTCATTGGCAAGGACGGGCACACGGGCTTGGCCCAGAATGGGGCCTTCATCAACGCCTGCGGTTACGAGGTGGACAGTGCAGCCATGCTCGGAAGCTCCCTCTGCAATCGCCCTTTCGTGCGTGTGAAGGCCCGGGAATGCGGGAAGAAGGGAAGGATGTATGTTAAGCATTTTCCCTTCCCAAGCGTTCACCAAAAAAGGCGTTAGCACGCGCATATAGCCTGCAAGGCATATGAGGCTGGCACCCGATTTGGCTACAGCATCGTTGACAGCTCGCTCGTGGGATTCACGGTCTTTGCCAAATGCTTTGTGGTCAATTGCAAGCGTAGCTAAGCCAGCATCATGTGCAACTTGTAGGCCCACAGCGTCTGGTCGGTTGCTTAAAACCAAAACGATTTTGGCGGGGAAATCAGGCCGAGCACACGCTTCAATCAGGGCGCGCATATTACTGCCGCGCCCGCTGATCAAAACAGCGATTGGTGTTTTCGTCGTCATATCAGGCGAAGGAAACCGGTGCAGTGAGAGTGTATTGGGTGTCGCTTTCGACGATTTTGCCCATGACGAAGCCAGTTTCGCCGTTTTCAGCCAGCTTGCTGAGCACTTTTTCAGGCTCTGACGTCACGAGCACCATGCCAACACCACAGTTAAAGACGCGCAGCATTTCGTCTGTAGCCACGTTTCCTGTCTGAGCCAGCCATTTGAAAACAGGCGGGATGTCCCAAGCGCTACCATCAACTTCAACGCCCAGACCTTCTGGCAAAACGCGCGGCAGGTTGCCGGGTAAACCGCCGCCTGTAATGTGCGCGCACCCGTGCAGAAGGTTGTTTGCGTGCAGGTCCAGTACGGTGCGCACGTAAAGCTTTGTTGGCGTTAGCAAGGCTTCAGCCAGTGTCTTACCTTCAGCAAAGGGAGCAGTGGCATCCCAAGCAAGGCCAGACATGCGGACAACTTCGCGGACTAGAGAGAAGCCGTTTGAGTGCACGCCCGATGATGGCAGGCCGATAAGGGTATCACCCGCACGGATACCTGCTGGCAAAAGGGCGTCGCGTTCTGCAGCGCCAACGCTAAATCCGGCTAGGTCATAATGGCCCGGCGCGTACATTCCGGGCATTTCTGCCGTTTCGCCGCCTACTAAAGCGCAGCCTGATTCGGAGCATGCGCGCGCAATTCCGCGCACGACGGTAGCGGCGTCTGGCACTGCCAGTTTGCCGGTGGCGAGGTAGTCAAGGAAGAAAAGAGGCGTTGCGCCCTGCACCACGAGGTCGTTGACGCACATTGCAACGAGATCTACGCCGACATTTGCATGTTGCCCGGTCTCAATAGCAACCATGAGCTTGGTGCCAACGCCATCTGTGCAGCTGACGAGGACCGGGTCTTTAAACCCAGCAGCCTTCAAGTCAAACAGGGCACCAAAACCGCCAAGGCTGCCCATTGTACCGGGACGGTTTGTTGCTTTTGCATCAGCTTTAATTTCGTCCACAAATGCATCACCAGCAGCAATATCCACTCCAGCCTGAGCGTAGCTGGCGCCTTGTGTTGTGGTGTGTTCAGGCGAGTTAGGGGCGGGCTGGTCGGTCATGGAAGCACTCCGTGGGTCTAAAACGTGGGGCCCTTCTAGCATTGCTTGGCTGCGCTGTAACGCGCAACACGCATGAGGACATTACACTTCGGGCAAAATGGGTGCTAAGAACACAAAATGATGGTGCAATTGCAACAATTCTGCATGGCCAAGGGGCAAGAGTGAGCAGGTCAGGACAGGCAGATGGTGTGGGGCGGCAATTAGCATTTCCTTTGGGGCAAAGCAGTGTCCTTACCGCGGCGAGGTTTATACCGGCGGCGTCAAATGTAGCAGCGCGTGCTTGGTTGGCCCGACCGCAATGGCCTGATGGTCGTTTATGGCTTTGGGGGGCGCCCGGCACGGGCAAGACTCATCTTTTGACAATATGGGCGCAACAACACAGCGCAAAAATTCTTGATGCCCGTGATTTTGTGTCTCACGCAAAAGCGGAGCGTATCCGTATTGCAGGGCATGTTGCGATCGATAATGCGGATCAAGCGGGGGACGAAGCGACCCTGCTACATCTGTTAAACGACGCTATGGCCCAAGGGGATCGTGTGCTGATGGTTGGGCGTTTGCCACCGTCAAGGACGAAATGTGTTCTAGCGGATTTGGCGAGTCGCTTGCGCGCGACTGCAACGACGGCGACCTCAGAACCTGAGGACGAGCTGCGTGCGCGTTTATTATTATCGCTTTTAGCTGGGCGGCAGCTAGTAGTTTCACAGCAAGTGACAGACTGGCTGTGGAGGCATTTACCTCGTACCGGGAATGCTTTGGTTGAAGCTGTGCAAAGGCTGGATGACGCGGCACTAGCACAGGGCGTTCCGATTACACGCGCCTTGGCATTATCTGTACTGCCCGATTTGCTGCAACCCGATGAGTAATAAAACTATAATGACTTGATGCTTTGACGGGGCGGGATATGCTGTGACACGAAACCTACGTTTGACAGCATTAGTATATATTTAGCAGCGTCTATTGCGCCGTTCCTCCAAGTCCCGGGAAAGATTTAACGTGACGACAGATGATAAGAAGCCCGCTCCTCGCCGTACTCGTC
It contains:
- a CDS encoding polysaccharide biosynthesis/export family protein translates to MRLSSLSYKRRAFNFGRGVVGCFSTVGLFALAACNTLPDSGPTERAVLETANNKQLNPLGFHILPVTPQLASVLSAEIPPLISSIDTAAVAPSTNDRIGAGDVLAITVFELGSGLFAPSSGASGAASANGLSAGPAANVTNQNLPPTQVEADGTIFVPYVGRLRAAGLTPQALANNISNSLAGKSQNPQVMVRISSDIANTVIVSGEVHRPGRVVLSTAQEHLSDVIAIAGGAVYSPEDSHIELVRGDKLGATDLGTLQSFPQEDIHAHPGDRIHVIYQPRSYTVFGAAGIQATETPFKSPHVSLAEALARVGGPNDNRADPNAAFLFRFEDPVAAKALGLDTPPTPKGIPVVYQLDMMNPSSYFLAQNIPMKTKDVLVIANARTNKFYKIDQLISTLVGPMITATYLAR
- a CDS encoding ABC transporter permease — its product is MLRELHTRFGRHGLGFLWIIGEPILFCAGVAIVWSAIRPAHDHGLPTTAIVITGYVPLTMWRHCLGRSVMAFEANGSLLFHKQVTPLDIILARVILEIMGTIGAGFLVAIVAIALGFMEPPQYYGILYLGILFQMLFSLATALIVAPLTQRSEIFEKSIAVISYLSIPLSGAFIMVDWIPQHYRWILLLSPSVDSIEMIRAGQFGNSAHAHYDIIYSAWINFVLILTGISLTLRVKKYIHIV
- the purN gene encoding phosphoribosylglycinamide formyltransferase, with the translated sequence MTTKTPIAVLISGRGSNMRALIEACARPDFPAKIVLVLSNRPDAVGLQVAHDAGLATLAIDHKAFGKDRESHERAVNDAVAKSGASLICLAGYMRVLTPFLVNAWEGKMLNIHPSLLPAFPGLHTHERAIAEGASEHGCTVHLVTAGVDEGPILGQARVPVLANDTADSLAARVLEQEHLLYPNVLKRFLA
- the purM gene encoding phosphoribosylformylglycinamidine cyclo-ligase, encoding MTDQPAPNSPEHTTTQGASYAQAGVDIAAGDAFVDEIKADAKATNRPGTMGSLGGFGALFDLKAAGFKDPVLVSCTDGVGTKLMVAIETGQHANVGVDLVAMCVNDLVVQGATPLFFLDYLATGKLAVPDAATVVRGIARACSESGCALVGGETAEMPGMYAPGHYDLAGFSVGAAERDALLPAGIRAGDTLIGLPSSGVHSNGFSLVREVVRMSGLAWDATAPFAEGKTLAEALLTPTKLYVRTVLDLHANNLLHGCAHITGGGLPGNLPRVLPEGLGVEVDGSAWDIPPVFKWLAQTGNVATDEMLRVFNCGVGMVLVTSEPEKVLSKLAENGETGFVMGKIVESDTQYTLTAPVSFA
- a CDS encoding chromosomal replication initiator DnaA, giving the protein MGRQLAFPLGQSSVLTAARFIPAASNVAARAWLARPQWPDGRLWLWGAPGTGKTHLLTIWAQQHSAKILDARDFVSHAKAERIRIAGHVAIDNADQAGDEATLLHLLNDAMAQGDRVLMVGRLPPSRTKCVLADLASRLRATATTATSEPEDELRARLLLSLLAGRQLVVSQQVTDWLWRHLPRTGNALVEAVQRLDDAALAQGVPITRALALSVLPDLLQPDE